Proteins co-encoded in one Streptomyces roseochromogenus subsp. oscitans DS 12.976 genomic window:
- a CDS encoding MIP/aquaporin family protein, producing MSNGHIFVGEVIGTAILILFGAGVCAAVTLRHSKARASGWVVIAFGWGFGVLAGAYTAAPLSGGQLNPAVTIGIAVDTGNWDKVWVYLLGEMVGAMLGAVLAYLVYFAQFQANVRRAGTGEYTQGASENNAGASGDTDDVPLPTLGIFSTIPEIRNPVANLITEVIATMALVLPILAFGQTKGLGESGTTVLVVSLLVVGIGLSLGGPTGYAINPARDLGPRIVHTFLPIPNKGTSDWGYAWIPVVGPLIGGALAGLVHNAAF from the coding sequence ATGAGCAACGGACACATCTTCGTCGGCGAGGTCATCGGCACCGCGATCCTGATCCTTTTCGGTGCCGGTGTCTGCGCCGCCGTCACTCTCAGACACTCCAAGGCGCGAGCATCGGGCTGGGTCGTCATCGCGTTCGGCTGGGGCTTCGGCGTTCTGGCGGGCGCGTACACCGCGGCGCCCCTCTCCGGTGGCCAGCTCAATCCCGCGGTCACCATCGGCATAGCCGTGGACACCGGCAACTGGGACAAGGTCTGGGTCTATCTGCTGGGCGAGATGGTCGGCGCGATGCTGGGCGCGGTTCTCGCCTACCTGGTGTACTTCGCGCAGTTCCAGGCCAACGTGCGCAGGGCGGGCACGGGCGAGTACACGCAGGGTGCGAGCGAGAACAACGCGGGCGCGAGCGGGGACACCGACGACGTGCCGCTGCCGACCCTCGGCATCTTCTCCACCATCCCGGAGATCCGGAACCCGGTCGCCAACCTCATCACCGAGGTCATCGCGACGATGGCCCTGGTCCTGCCCATCCTCGCCTTCGGGCAGACGAAGGGGCTCGGCGAGTCCGGCACCACGGTGCTGGTCGTCTCGCTGCTCGTCGTCGGTATCGGCCTCTCCCTCGGCGGCCCCACCGGCTACGCCATCAACCCGGCGCGTGACCTCGGCCCGCGCATCGTGCACACCTTCCTGCCGATACCGAACAAGGGCACGTCCGACTGGGGTTACGCCTGGATCCCGGTGGTCGGCCCGCTGATCGGCGGGGCGCTCGCGGGCCTCGTCCACAACGCGGCCTTCTGA
- the glpK gene encoding glycerol kinase GlpK produces MTDTAEKYVAAIDQGTTSSRCIVFDHSGAIVAVDQREHRQIFPKPGWVEHDATEIWSKVQAVVAGALAKAGLRADQLSALGITNQRETTVLWDRATGKPVHNAIVWQDTRTSALCDELGGAHGQDRFREQTGLPLASYFSGPKAAWLLDHVPGLRERAERGEIAFGTIDSWLIWNLTGGPDGGRHVTDVTNAGRTMLMNLETLQWDPAILSAMNVPRAVLPEIRSSAEVYGTAVGQLAGVPVASALGDQQAAVFGQACYDVGTAKNTYGTGSFLLLNTGSRPVPSKNGLLTTMGYQIGAEAPVYCLEGSIAITGALVQWFRDQLGIIRTADEIETLAASVEDNGGAYIVPAFSGLFAPYWRSDARGVVTGLTRYVTKAHLARAVLEATSWQTREVVDAMYQDSGVRISTLKVDGGMTKNNLLMQHQADVLGVPVVRPRVSETTCLGAAYAAGLATGVWNDLDELKSHWQRDAEWTPAMESSVRDREYRNWRKAVEKSFGWLEEDGA; encoded by the coding sequence ATGACGGACACCGCCGAGAAGTACGTCGCCGCCATCGACCAGGGCACCACGTCCAGCCGCTGCATCGTCTTCGACCACAGCGGCGCGATCGTCGCCGTCGACCAGCGCGAACACCGCCAGATCTTCCCCAAACCGGGCTGGGTGGAGCACGACGCGACCGAGATCTGGTCCAAGGTGCAGGCCGTGGTGGCCGGCGCACTGGCCAAGGCCGGGCTGCGCGCCGACCAGCTCAGCGCACTCGGCATCACCAACCAACGGGAGACGACGGTCCTGTGGGATCGTGCCACGGGCAAGCCCGTGCACAACGCGATCGTCTGGCAGGACACCCGTACCTCCGCGCTGTGCGACGAACTGGGCGGTGCGCACGGCCAGGACCGTTTCCGCGAGCAGACCGGGCTGCCGCTCGCCAGCTACTTCTCCGGGCCCAAGGCGGCCTGGCTGCTGGACCATGTGCCGGGCCTGCGCGAGCGGGCCGAACGCGGCGAGATCGCCTTCGGGACCATCGACTCCTGGCTGATCTGGAACCTCACCGGTGGCCCCGACGGCGGCCGGCACGTCACCGACGTCACCAACGCCGGCCGCACCATGCTGATGAACCTGGAGACCCTCCAGTGGGATCCGGCCATCCTGTCGGCCATGAACGTGCCCCGGGCGGTCCTGCCCGAGATCAGGTCCTCCGCCGAGGTGTACGGTACGGCGGTCGGCCAACTCGCCGGTGTACCCGTGGCCTCCGCACTGGGCGACCAGCAGGCCGCCGTCTTCGGGCAGGCCTGCTACGACGTGGGCACCGCGAAGAACACGTACGGCACTGGCAGTTTCCTGCTGCTGAACACCGGCAGCCGGCCGGTGCCGTCCAAGAACGGGCTGCTGACGACGATGGGCTACCAGATCGGCGCGGAGGCGCCGGTGTACTGCCTGGAGGGGTCCATAGCGATAACGGGCGCGCTGGTCCAGTGGTTCCGCGACCAGCTCGGCATCATCCGCACCGCCGACGAGATCGAGACACTGGCGGCGAGCGTCGAGGACAACGGCGGCGCCTACATCGTGCCCGCGTTCTCGGGCCTGTTCGCGCCCTACTGGCGCTCCGACGCGCGCGGTGTGGTCACCGGCCTCACCCGGTACGTCACGAAGGCCCATCTCGCCCGTGCGGTGCTGGAAGCGACGAGCTGGCAGACCCGTGAGGTCGTGGACGCCATGTATCAGGACTCCGGTGTCCGGATCTCCACGTTGAAGGTCGACGGCGGTATGACCAAGAACAACCTGCTCATGCAGCACCAGGCGGACGTCCTCGGCGTGCCGGTGGTCCGGCCCCGGGTGTCGGAGACGACCTGTCTGGGCGCCGCCTATGCGGCCGGTCTGGCGACAGGGGTGTGGAACGACCTGGACGAGCTGAAGTCCCACTGGCAGCGGGACGCGGAGTGGACACCGGCGATGGAGTCGTCGGTACGCGACCGCGAGTACCGCAACTGGCGCAAGGCCGTGGAGAAGAGCTTCGGGTGGCTGGAGGAGGACGGCGCGTAG